Proteins encoded together in one Papaver somniferum cultivar HN1 unplaced genomic scaffold, ASM357369v1 unplaced-scaffold_117, whole genome shotgun sequence window:
- the LOC113330085 gene encoding uncharacterized protein LOC113330085 encodes MCHSTSHHVFIIFILLIIQIQHPTARAQQYRLHLCSLDNYTSNGTFQKNLNLLLPSLSLAGNSTIKNGYYNATIGRNLDTVYGSFQCRGDVPLDVCQNCVKVGTKEIKEDYRCPNARRAIIWYDICMVTYSNNSYFGIRRDRPDIYLHNAKNITNPDKFRPILSYFMNRLLREVESSNGSTKFAFGKTAFTDSVNIYGYVQCTEDISSSDCNQGLNLTISELLNLTEASQGGQILKPSLIVRFEIYDLFPSISTSSPPPLSSPAPVTLISPPSSTSTTTQDANDNKSSILVVSIVVPAVIAALCAISIWFFCFRKKQKRRTDIFDDVDEEIQSVESLQFNFSTISAATNTFSEANKLGEGGFGPVYKGTLSNQQHIAVKRLSENSGQGDQEFKNEVTLVAKLQHRNLVKLVGFSLVGEEKLLIYEFMPNASLDKFIFDPIKCAQLNWERRYKIIKGVATGLVYLHEESRLKIVHRDLKASNILLDKDMNPKIADFGMARLFLLDQTQASTKRIVGTHGYMAPEYVMHGKFSVKSDVFSFGVLVLEILTGRRNNSFHKSEIARDLLSYAWRHWNDGSAIEILDPTLKDTYSKNEAVRCIHVALLCVQETVADRPTMPTVIHMLNSYSAITTDLPSEPAFLADSTRHPTLGSASEEQRSSKNESNNETATWSVNEVTVSEVYPRNNMGSFILSIFFAYLFSLSNLLISIQYTTAQQYVYHFCLGDNYTANSTFQDNLNLLLRSLSSIDETVILDDAYLNNTIGESTDTVYASLQCRPGLASSSMCPRCVRMATQEITRRCRNSKQAIIWYAECMLRYSNEYYFGIMQERPGVYIWNNVNNVSIPDQFTTVLGDLLKKLVGETASSFRRNFADGETNVRNQATVYAFVQCTADISSSNCNLCLLGVISELPNCCDGKSGGGVIRPSCNFRYELYPFLGYIDTPSPPLSSSPAPLLSPPPPVATFLPPPSTAPNSNGKNSPILAICIAVPSVIVILSATAFWFFCFQAKKRKTEYIDGFNDEMQSTESLHFNYSTVSAATDNFAEANKLGEGGFGSVYKGTLSDSQEIAVKRLSRTSRQGGQEFKNEVTLVAKLQHRNLVKLIGFSLTGEEKLLIYEIMPNGSLDKFLFDPDKCTQLDWEKRYRIIGGVARGLLYLHEESRLKIIHRDLKASNILLDKDMNPKIADFGMARLFVLDQTRASTTRVVGTHGYMAPEYIMHGEFSIKSDVFSFGVLVLEILCGERNSDFHKTDVAWNLLSYAWKHWKNGSAIEILDTTMKDTCCTNEAVRCIHVALLCVQENVADRPSMPTVVQMLNNYSEVIPDLPSAPAFLADSTRHIKPHPTIYLGNREEQGFSKNGTNSESATCSVNEVSVTEVCPR; translated from the exons ATGTGTCATTCTACTTCTCATCACGTATTTATCATTTTCATCTTACTGATCATACAAATACAACACCCAACTGCCCGCGCACAACAATATCGCTTGCATTTATGTTCACTAGATAATTACACTAGTAACGGCACATTTCAAAAAAATCtcaaccttcttcttccttcactGTCCTTAGCCGGAAACTCAACCATAAAAAATGGATACTATAATGCCACCATTGGCCGAAATCTGGATACTGTTTACGGGTCGTTTCAGTGTAGAGGTGATGTTCCGTTAGATGTGTGTCAAAATTGTGTCAAAGTCGGTACCAAAGAGATAAAAGAAGATTATAGATGTCCAAATGCTAGGCGAGCAATTATTTGGTATGATATATGTATGGTAACGTATTCGAATAATTCTTACTTTGGTATTAGGCGAGATAGACCAGATATTTATTTACATAATGCTAAAAATATTACTAATCCAGATAAGTTTAGACCAATTTTAAGTTATTTCATGAATCGTTTATTAAGAGAAGTGGAGTCCAGTAATGGTTCAACCAAATTTGCTTTTGGTAAAACAGCTTTTACAGATTCTGTAAACATATATGGATATGTACAGTGTACTGAAGACATATCATCAAGTGATTGTAATCAGGGTCTTAATCTAACTATATCTGAATTACTAAATTTGACTGAGGCGTCACAGGGTGGACAAATTCTCAAACCTAGTCTTATTGTGAGATTTGAAATATATGATTTATTTCCATCTATAAGTACTTCCTCACCACCTCCGTTATCTTCTCCTGCACCGGTAACTCTCATATCCCCGCCATCTTCAACCAGCACAACCACACAGGACG CAAATGATAATAAATCATCCATACTAGTTGTTAGTATAGTTGTCCCGGCAGTTATTGCAGCACTTTGTGCCATTTCCATTTGGTTCTTCTGTTTCCGGAAGAAACAAAAAAGAAGGACAGATATTTTTGACG ATGTCGATGAGGAGATTCAAAGTGTAGAATCTTTGCAATTCAACTTCAGCACAATAAGTGCTGCAACAAATACTTTTTCCGAAGCTAATAAACTCGGAGAAGGTGGGTTTGGCCCTGTATACAAG GGTACACTATCAAACCAGCAACATATAGCGGTGAAGAGGCTATCTGAAAATTCAGGACAAGGTGACCAAGAGTTCAAAAATGAAGTGACATTAGTAGCTAAACTTCAGCACAGAAATCTTGTGAAGCTTGTTGGTTTCAGTCTAGTGGGTGAAGAAAAGCTACTCATCTATGAATTCATGCCTAATGCAAGCCTTGACAAATTCATATTCG ATCCAATAAAATGTGCACAACTGAATTGGGAAAGACGGTACAAGATAATAAAAGGGGTAGCAACAGGACTTGTGTATCTTCACGAGGAGTCTCGACTTAAGATCGTCCACCGGGATCTCAAAGCTAGCAATATATTACTGGATAAGGACATGAATCCCAAAATTGCAGATTTTGGCATGGCTAGGCTTTTTTTGCTTGACCAAACTCAAGCAAGTACAAAAAGAATTGTTGGAACTCA TGGCTACATGGCTCCAGAGTATGTAATGCATGGAAAATTCTCTGTGAAATCGGACGTTTTTAGTTTCGGTGTCTTAGTTTTAGAGATTCTTACTGGGAGGAGGAACAACAGTTTTCATAAATCAGAAATTGCTCGGGATCTTCTAAGCTAT GCATGGAGACATTGGAATGATGGATCTGCCATAGAAATATTGGATCCAACTTTGAAAGACACATATTCTAAAAATGAAGCGGTGAGATGCATCCATGTCGCGTTGTTATGTGTTCAAGAAACTGTTGCAGATAGACCCACAATGCCCACAGTTATCCATATGCTCAACAGCTATTCGGCCATCACTACCGATTTACCTTCAGAACCTGCATTTTTAGCTGATAGTACGAGACATCCAACCCTAGGCAGTGCCAGTGAAGAACAAAGAAGCTCGAAGAACGAGTCAAACAATGAAACAGCAACATGGAGCGTGAATGAAGTTACAGTTTCTGAAGTATACCCTCGA AACAATATGGGTAGTTTTATTTTATCCATCTTCTTCGCCTACTTGTTTTCTCTTTCTAACTTATTGATCTCCATACAATACACAACTGCACAACAATATGTTTATCATTTTTGTTTAGGAGATAATTACACTGCTAACAGTACATTTCAAGATaatctcaatcttcttcttcgttcaCTGTCGTCCATAGACGAGACTGTAATCCTAGACGATGCATACCTCAACAACACAATTGGGGAAAGCACGGATACCGTTTATGCATCTTTACAGTGTAGACCTGGTTTAGCTTCATCTAGTATGTGCCCCAGATGTGTTAGAATGGCTACCCAAGAGATTACACGTAGATGCCGAAATTCTAAACAAGCAATTATTTGGTATGCTGAGTGTATGTTAAGGTATTCAAATGAATATTACTTTGGTATTATGCAGGAAAGACCAGGAGTTTATATATGGAATAATGTTAATAATGTTTCTATTCCTGATCAGTTTACCACAGTTTTAGGCGATTTATTGAAAAAATTAGTAGGAGAAACTGCATCTAGTTTTCGTCGTAATTTTGCTGATGGAGAAACAAATGTTAGGAATCAGGCAACAGTGTATGCATTCGTGCAGTGTACTGCAGATATATCTTCAAGTAATTGTAATCTATGTCTTCTTGGAGTTATATCTGAGTTACCAAATTGTTGTGATGGAAAAAGTGGTGGAGGAGTCATTAGACCTAGTTGTAATTTTAGATATGAGTTATATCCCTTCCTGGGGTACATTGATACTCCTTCACCACCGTTATCATCATCTCCTGCTCCTCTCCTATCTCCGCCTCCTCCTGTTGCAACATTTCTTCCACCGCCATCAACTGCACCAAACT CAAACGGGAAGAACTCACCCATACTTGCTATTTGTATCGCCGTTCCTTCAGTTATTGTAATACTTTCTGCAACTGCCTTTTGGTTCTTCTGTTTCCAagcgaagaaaagaaaaacagagtATATTGATG GTTTCAATGATGAGATGCAAAGCACGGAATCCTTGCACTTCAACTATAGTACAGTAAGTGCTGCCACAGATAATTTCGCTGAAGCTAATAAACTCGGAGAAGGTGGGTTTGGATCTGTTTATAAG GGTACACTTTCGGACAGTCAGGAAATAGCCGTGAAGAGGCTATCTAGAACTTCCAGACAAGGTGGGCAAGAATTCAAGAATGAAGTTACTTTAGTAGCTAAACTTCAACACAGAAATCTTGTGAAGCTTATAGGTTTCAGTCTAACTggtgaagaaaaactactcaTCTATGAAATCATGCCAAATGGAAGCCTTGACAAATTCCTATTCG ATCCAGATAAATGTACACAGCTTGATTGGGAAAAACGATACAGGATAATAGGAGGGGTAGCAAGAGGACTTCTCTATCTCCATGAGGAGTCTCGACTTAAAATCATCCATCGGGATCTCAAAGCTAGCAATATATTATTAGATAAGGACATGAATCCTAAAATTGCAGATTTCGGCATGGCTAGGCTTTTTGTGCTTGACCAGACTCGAGCTAGTACAACCAGAGTAGTTGGAACGCA TGGTTACATGGCTCCAGAGTATATAATGCATGGTGAATTCTCTATAAAATCAGATGTTTTCAGTTTTGGTGTCTTAGTTTTAGAGATACTTTGTGGAGAGAGGAACAGCGATTTTCATAAAACAGATGTTGCTTGGAACCTTCTAAGCTAT
- the LOC113330084 gene encoding cysteine-rich repeat secretory protein 38-like: protein MQCRGACKNCVQMITQVNKEFDRCPNSKQAIVWYDKCMLRYSDQDYFTIVLENPKYFNANSNNISNPSQFNPILNELLIGVIGGAGSSGFYTNFGTGDKNITNRTKLYGLVQCTADIPSSSCSRCLFRAMDVLPRCCDGKPGARVIGPSCMLRYELYSCYESTPSTPPLSSPTPLVLSQSSTSTAVPNGDCFERRRLSSLFLIGLDSMYGSLREKLLERDPLPSIDTAYQTIINSERLRM, encoded by the exons ATGCAGTGTAGAGGTGCTTGTAAAAATTGTGTTCAAATGATTACTCAAGTGAATAAAGAATTTGATAGATGTCCAAATTCTAAACAAGCAATTGTTTGGTATGATAAATGTATGCTAAGGTATTCAGATCAAGATTACTTTACTATTGTGCTAGAGAATCCAAAATATTTTAATGCGAACAGTAATAATATTTCTAATCCGTCTCAGTTTAACCCGATTTTAAATGAATTATTGATTGGTGTAATAGGTGGAGCCGGGTCTAGTGGGTTTTATACTAATTTTGGTACTGGAGATAAAAATATTACTAATCGTACAAAATTATATGGATTAGTACAGTGTACTGCAGATATCCCTTCAAGTAGTTGTAGTCGATGTCTATTTAGAGCTATGGATGTGTTACCACGTTGTTGTGATGGGAAACCAGGTGCAAGAGTTATTGgtcctagttgtatgcttagaTATGAATTATATTCTTGTTATGAATCTACTCCTTCAACACCTCCATTATCATCTCCAACTCCTCTGGTATTATCCCAATCTTCAACTAGTACAGCTGTACCGAATG GTGACTgttttgagagaagaagattatcTTCATTATTTTTGATTGGTTTAGATAGTATGTATGGCTCACTGCGTGAGAAATTATTggaaagagatcctttaccatctATTGATACTGCATATCAGACAATAATCAATTCTGAACGTTTGAGAATGTGA
- the LOC113330183 gene encoding repetitive proline-rich cell wall protein 1-like, which produces MARIGTSMASSITIFLVIFISVSFPSRTIANGYFYDSPPPPTPVYTYEAPPPPTPVYEMKYKLAPEYEPPVYKPPIHKPPVYQPPVYKPPVYKPPVYKPPAHKPPVYKPPVYKPPVYKPPVYKPPVYRPPVYKPHVYKPHVYKPPVYKPHVYKPPVYTPVYKPLMYKPPVYKHPVYTPVYKPPTPVH; this is translated from the coding sequence ATGGCAAGAATAGGAACCTCAATGGCTTCTTCAATCACAATCTTTTTAGTGATTTTCATATCTGTTAGCTTTCCTTCAAGAACCATAGCAAATGGCTATTTCTATGATTCACCACCACCCCCAACTCCAGTTTACACATACgaagcaccaccaccacctacaccTGTGTACGAGATGAAGTACAAGCTTGCACCCGAGTACGAGCCTCCCGTTTACAAACCTCCAATTCATAAGCCCCCTGTTTACCAGCCTCCCGTTTACAAGCCTCCAGTTTATAAGCCCCCTGTTTACAAGCCTCCAGCACACAAACCTCCGGTTTATAAGCCTCCTGTGTACAAACCCCCTGTTTACAAGCCTCCGGTTTATAAGCCTCCCGTTTACAGGCCTCCCGTTTACAAGCCTCATGTTTACAAGCCCCACGTTTACAAGCCTCCTGTTTACAAGCCCCACGTTTACAAGCCTCCGGTATACACCCCAGTATACAAACCCCTAATGTACAAGCCTCCAGTTTACAAGCATCCTGTGTACACTCCAGTTTACAAGCCACCCACCCCCGTCCATTGA
- the LOC113330182 gene encoding repetitive proline-rich cell wall protein 1-like, which translates to MARIGTSMASSITIFLVIFISVSFPSRTIANGYFYDSPPPPTPVYTYEAPPPPTPVYEMKYKLAPEYEPPVYKPPVHKPPVYQPPVYKPPVYKPPVYKPPVHKPPVYKPPVYKPPVYKPPVYKPPVNKPPVYKPPVYKPHVYKPHVYKPPVYKPRVYKPPVYTPVYKPPMYKPPVYKHPVYTPVYKPPTPVY; encoded by the coding sequence ATGGCAAGAATAGGAACCTCAATGGCTTCTTCAATCACAATCTTTTTAGTGATTTTCATATCTGTTAGCTTTCCTTCAAGAACCATAGCAAATGGCTATTTCTATGATTCACCACCACCCCCAACTCCAGTTTACACATACgaagcaccaccaccacctacaccTGTGTACGAGATGAAGTACAAGCTTGCACCCGAGTACGAGCCTCCCGTTTACAAACCTCCAGTTCATAAGCCCCCTGTTTACCAGCCTCCCGTTTACAAGCCTCCAGTTTATAAGCCCCCTGTTTACAAGCCTCCAGTACACAAACCTCCGGTTTATAAGCCTCCTGTGTACAAACCCCCTGTTTACAAGCCTCCGGTTTATAAGCCTCCTGTGAATAAGCCTCCCGTTTACAAGCCCCCAGTGTACAAGCCTCATGTTTACAAGCCCCACGTTTACAAGCCCCCTGTTTACAAGCCCCGCGTTTACAAGCCTCCGGTATACACCCCAGTCTACAAACCCCCAATGTACAAGCCTCCAGTTTACAAGCATCCTGTCTACACTCCAGTTTACAAGCCACCCACCCCCGTCTATTGA